In Rutidosis leptorrhynchoides isolate AG116_Rl617_1_P2 chromosome 2, CSIRO_AGI_Rlap_v1, whole genome shotgun sequence, one genomic interval encodes:
- the LOC139892668 gene encoding protein NUCLEOLAR COMPLEX ASSOCIATED 4, which produces MASIRSSSKKRKNELGLGENNKREKKHQDLSDVRELGQQLLTSRAHINNLPKLLTFLDPASDARPECILESIISLQSFFTPLLPQLPSSSAKPTEDPESIYQTWVRSMFDEFVKFLIQLSVSPTLTEEALREVVMDTLMECVKDGNAGKFHSSKYHKFIHSMVYSAEEADTLLNLLVSKYFKYIDIRYHTYISLDKMIRTLDVKDNTDVRSEGAEVEKGSPARASGPLLIRNIHNVISKIPLLEQLGENSEFEMWNASGVFTKEGKSVSKKTEGKGNKSSKDVPSSAIISKKMKLKFSKAWMSFLTLPLPVDVYKEVLVTLHQAVIPYLSNPILLCDFLTRSYDIGGVISVMALSSLFILMTEHGLEYPNLYEKLYSLLEPSIFIAKHRAKFFQLLDSCLKSPLLPAYLAASFAKKLSRLSLTAPPFGSLVIIALIHNLLRRHPSINCLVHQEDSDEKANDASHIKTGIDHFNNEETDLKKTNAMRSSLWEIDTLRHHYCPPVSRFVLSLENDLTVRSKTTEVAVKDFSSGSYATIFREETRRRVKQVPLAFYKSLPTSLFSESDFCGWTFQSDNSSSNNVEIAAK; this is translated from the exons ATGGCTTCGATTCGATCGTCATCAAAGAAACGAAAGAACGAATTAGGGTTAGGAGAAAACAACAAGAGGGAGAAGAAACATCAAGATCTTTCTGATGTTAGAGAACTAGGTCAACAGCTACTCACATCAAGAGCTCACATTAACAACCTACCTAAACTACTTACTTTTCTCGATCCTGCATCCGATGCTCGTCCTGAATGTATCCTCGAGTCGATTATCTCACTCCAATCGTTCTTCACCCCTCTTCTTCCTCAACTCCCTTCGTCTTCCGCTAAACCTACAGAAGATCCTGAATCGATATACCAGACATGGGTTCGTTCTATGTTTGATGAATTTGTTAAGTTTTTGATTCAGTTATCAGTTTCTCCTACGCTTACCGAGGAAGCTCTCAGA GAAGTGGTAATGGATACTTTGATGGAGTGCGTAAAGGATGGAAATGCAGGGAAGTTTCACTCTTCAAAATATCATAAGTTTATTCACAGCATG GTTTATTCTGCTGAGGAGGCTGATACTTTGTTAAATTTGTTAGTTTCAAAGTATTTCAAGTACATTGATATCCG CTATCATACTTATATAAGCCTGGACAAAATGATTCGAACACTTGATGTTAAAGATAACACTG ATGTAAGATCTGAGGGTGCCGAGGTTGAAAAAGGAAGTCCGGCACGTGCGAG TGGGCCACTATTGATTCGTAATATACATAATGTCATATCTAAGATCCCACTTCTTGAACAACTTGGTGAAAATTCAGAATTTGAAATGTGGAATGCATCAG GCGTTTTTACCAAAGAAGGAAAATCAGTGTCGAAGAAAACAGAAGGAAAGGGCAACAAGTCTAGCAAAGAT GTTCCATCTTCAGCTATTATATCCAAAAAGATGAAGTTGAAGTTCTCTAAAGCATGGATGTCGTTTCTTACACTACCACTTCCAGTTGATGTGTACAAGGAG GTTCTTGTTACCCTTCATCAGGCGGTGATCCCTTACTTGTCTAATCCAATTCTGCTGTG TGATTTCTTGACAAGATCTTATGACATTGGAGGTGTTATAAGTGTTATGGCTCTTAGCAGCCTGTTCATTCTTATGACGGAACATGGTTTAGAGTACCCCAATTTATACGAGAAGCTTTATTCACTCCTCGAGCCCTCTATTTTTATTGCAAAACACAGAGCAAAATTCTTCCAG CTACTTGATTCATGCCTGAAATCACCTCTTCTTCCTGCTTATCTTGCTGCTTCATTTGCTAAAAAATTAAGTAGACTATCCCTTACGGCCCCACCCTTTGGAAGCCTTGTCATTATTGCTTTAATTCATAATCTCCTGCGAAGACATCCTTCAATAAACTGCTTAGTTCACCAG GAAGACAGTGATGAAAAGGCCAACGATGCGTCCCACATCAAAACAGGCATTGATCATTTTAACAATGAGGAAACTGATCTTAAAAAAACCAATGCTATGA GAAGTTCTCTGTGGGAAATCGATACCCTGCGTCATCACTACTGTCCCCCAGTATCTAG GTTTGTTCTGTCATTGGAGAATGATTTGACCGTGAGATCAAAGACAactgaagttgctgtaaaagactTCAGTTCAGGTTCATATGCAACTATTTTTAGAGAGGAG ACAAGACGACGAGTTAAACAGGTTCCATTGGCTTTTTACAAGTCGCTGCCTACTTCGTTATTTTCAGAGAGTGATTTTTGTGGCTGGACTTTTCAGTCCGATAATAGCAGCAGCAACAACGTAGAAATCGCTGCAAAATGA
- the LOC139892669 gene encoding uncharacterized protein, translating to MLDALLKSKFYAKCKSEIKMTLKRIEIIKRKRNAMQKFLKNDVADLLQTGLDSNAYDRVEQLYADQILSSCYEFVELSCAFILSQLSAINKQRECPDDCKEAISTLMFAAARFADLPELREIRSIFAERYGNYFEAYVNQQFVRNLKADPPSKDLKLQMLQDIALDSGIQWDCKPLELKLYRPPPSVQDRSVYANGNKPLKTHHHQNGLETSTKETEQKTNNKQTVVQIKDHTPKNSLPYKPRTGVETKEDKHKDPAVVNSLPYKLRAGVEKKEEKPKGPAVVNSLPNKLKTEVERREEKLKNPTVVNRFTHNSTAEVETIREEKRDHGRVSPYWSSNVSSSGETVTSPEYSTGPDEDIPEGRKLNTFRSMASPYTKTESNKKLTNANPASSSGREDNNLHSDDTRKVYGLRSMGPPYTKTDLVKKSTTSDEENISGLKVKDHDINKPVARSMRNRRPFKQPVAGSSRGDNDVPKPCTKHPNGQNVDLDHDHNHKDDEERKMDRLLTHYSRKPTQLPVPTRTGSLPLNTRLATEERKGLARASTYQMDSDLSPQGHVHPKLPDYDDFVARLAALRASS from the exons ATGTTAGACGCATTATTGAAGAGCAAGTTTTATGCTAAATG CAAGTCGGAAATTAAGATGACGTTAAAGCGTATCGAGataataaaaagaaaaaggaaCGCAATGCAGAAGTTTTTGAAGAATGATGTTGCTGATCTTCTTCAAACTGGTCTTGATTCCAATGCTTATGACAGG GTTGAACAATTATATGCTGACCAGATTCTTTCATCATGTTATGAATTTGTGGAGTTATCTTGCGCGTTCATCTTAAGTCAACTATCAGCCATAAATAAACAGAG GGAATGCCCTGATGACTGCAAGGAAGCTATTTCAACGTTAATGTTTGCTGCTGCAAGGTTTGCTGATTTGCCTGAATTGCGAGAAATCAGAAGTATATTTGCAGAAAGATATGGGAATTATTTTGAAGCTTATGTCAACCAACAG TTTGTCAGGAACTTGAAAGCAGACCCTCCCAGTAAGGACCTAAAGCTTCAAATGCTTCAAGATATCGCGCTCGATTCTGGTATACAGTGGGATTGCAAGCCATTGGAACTAAAATTGTACAGACCGCCTCCATCTGTACAG GATCGCTCTGTATATGCCAACGGGAATAAACCACTTAAGACGCACCATCATCAAAATGGTCTGGAAACAAGTACAAAAGAAACAGAACAGAAGACTAATAATAAGCAGACTGTAGTGCAAATTAAGGACCACACTCCTAAAAATAGTTTGCCCTACAAACCAAGGACTGGAGTTGAAACGAAAGAGGATAAGCACAAAGATCCAGCAGTTGTAAACAGCTTGCCTTACAAATTAAGGGCTGGAGTTGAAAAGAAAGAGGAAAAGCCAAAGGGCCCTGCTGTCGTAAACAGTTTACCGAACAAGTTAAAGACTGAAGTTGAAAGAAGAGAGGAAAAGCTTAAGAATCCAACTGTTGTTAACAGGTTTACTCACAACTCAACGGCTGAAGTTGAAACGATAAGGGAAGAAAAACGTGATCATGGCCGTGTTTCACCTTACTGGTCAAGCAACGTCAGTTCTAGTGGCGAGACTGTAACTAGTCCCGAATATAGCACAGGCCCAGATGAGGATATACCTGAAGGAAGAAAGTTGAATACTTTCAGGTCAATGGCTTCTCCTTATACCAAAACTGAGTCAAACAAAAAGTTAACAAATGCAAATCCAGCTTCAAGTTCTGGCAGGGAAGACAATAATCTTCACAGTGATGATACAAGGAAGGTTTATGGGTTGAGGTCAATGGGTCCTCCATACACCAAAACAGATTTAGTCAAAAAGTCAACAACTTCAGATGAAGAAAATATATCTGGATTGAAAGTCAAAGACCATGATATTAATAAGCCAGTAGCAAGATCAATGCGCAATCGTAGGCCATTTAAGCAGCCAGTTGCAGGTTCCTCTCGCGGAGACAATGATGTTCCAAAACCATGTACTAAGCATCCAAACGGTCAAAATGTTGACCTTgaccatgatcataatcataaagaTGATGAAGAGAGAAAGATGGACAGACTGTTGACACATTACAGCAGAAAACCAACACAGTTACCTGTTCCAACACGAACAGGTTCACTACCTTTGAATACTCGGTTGGCAACAGAGGAAAGAAAGGGGCTTGCAAGGGCTTCTACTTATCAAATGGATTCTGATTTAAGTCCACAAGGTCATGTGCATCCCAAACTTCCTGATTATGATGATTTTGTAGCACGATTAGCAGCTCTTAGAGCGAGTTCATAG